The region TAAACTGCGTATTTAATTGGTCATTAACTGCTAATTGGCTTAGATACTTAGCGCGTTTTATACTAGATGGATAAAACGCTTGGTTATCGGCTAGAATAAGATTAAATAATCTTTTAACTTGATATTTAATATGATTTGTTAATTCTTTGATATACTTTTTAAAACCAGATTGTGCATGACCAACAAATCCAATACTGGGTTGCTTTTCTTTTTTTAAAGCTGAAAAACCTTGTAGTAAAAAAGAGTCGTAAGGGTCATTAATAAAAGATGGTATTACAAACGTATTGTGGTCTAATTTGCTATCAAAACCACCTAATCTAAAGGTATAACTATTAGGTATGTAATTAGTAAACCCATAATCTCCAGCAGTGTATATCCAAATAGGTTTTTGATATTGTTTTGCTAAATTCAACAATGAAGATATTTCTTTTTTATGCTTAAAAAAAACAGTATAATCTACAGGAAACACCACAATATCTGCATCTTCAATAGCATCTACCAATTGATATTTAGACAGCAAGGTGTCGTTTTCTTTAAACACCAAATCAAACAGTAACGGAAAGACTTGACGTCGATACGTTTCGGTTAAAAAATCGGTATTTGTATAGAGTTTAAGCATGGTGTTTAGATTGGAGTTTGGCACTCCAAAATTGGCTACATTTCCATTGTTTTTTATACTGCTTAATATAAGCAAATGGATTTTTAGTTGAACTATGTTTAAAACTGCGTAATCCTAATAACAATTTGTAACCTAATAATTGGTGTTTTGTAAAATAAGTTTCGTTTAACAACATGATGGTTGGAGATGGTTTAGGCTTGACGACATCATCAGCCCAAAGCTGTTTGACTTTGGTACGATAACCACCAATTGGTGCTTTTAAATGCGTGATTTTAATATCTGCAAAATACACCACATCTTCGCCCAAATGTCTTAATTGCATACCAAAATCATTGTCTTCGCCATAATTAAATTCGTAATTCATGTTAAACTTAACTTGCTTGATTAGACTAGATTTAACGATGCTATTCCCTGCTCCGAAAATACTAGTTTGTGCGGTTTTTAAATAGGTTTGCGTTTCGTTAGGTTGTAAATATACCGTTGTACCTACCTGTACACCATATTGCTCGATATGATTAAATAGCGTTTTAATTAGATTAGTTTCCAATCTATTATCATCATCACCTAAAAAGGTCCATTCGCTTTCAACTTGTGATAAAGCTAAATTACGTGCATTACAAACTCCAGATTGATGGGTAAAAGTATGTTTGATATTGAAAGGCCAATCTTGAGTGGTTAAATAATTTAATTCTGAAACAGAATCGTCAAGTGGATTTTGCTCGACAATAATGACGTTTTTTGGTAAAATAGTCTGAGCGGATAAATCTTTTAAAACATCATACAAATATTGCTTTCTACCTATGGTTGGAATAATAACATCGATGTCTTTATTATTGATGACTTTTTTAGAGGATTGAATAGAAATTTGATCCAGATTAAAGTGAGTTGATAACTGTTTATAAAACAAACTTTTCAGCAACGGAAAAAAAGTAAATTTTCTCTCATAAATCAAATAACATGCGCTTAAGAAAAATATCCAAACCCATTTATAGTGTTGCTTGACAAACTTAAATAAGGTGTCAGTTGACGCTTGTTTTGTTTCAGTTTTTACTGAAGTGTTTGGTAGCAATAATCTAGGTTCAGAATAACAAAACAACCCTTCTACCATAGCACGTTTAGCTAAAGAATTGAAAAAATAGTCAAAGCATTCTAAAAAATTTAAATCCTCTTTTAAATGAGTTAAAACCGAAGCATGTATACCTCCAACATGGCTACTCATAAACCAGGTTGGGAAAGTCACACTCTTATTTATTTTTAAGAAGTAAGAGCGTTCAACATACCCTATTTGTTTAGGTAGATAATCTGTTTCTGACAAGTTATAACTTGCTAGTACACGTTGATGGTGAAAAATTTTTGAAAAGTCATCAATATTTAAATGGTCTAAATACTGTTGTTCACACCAAATAATCAATTCATCTGTGTTAGTTTGAGCAATTTTTTCAAGGGTTTTAGTTATTGTCTCTCCAATACCAAATCCATCAGTAATGGGTTGCTGTTTAGCATCCAATACTTGAGTTAATTTGCTATGTTGATGTACTAATATAATCACGTTTCTAAAACTTGAAATTCAGTGTTTCCGATAATAGCTGCATATTTAGAAAAGCTACTATTATACATTGGTTTCACATTTAAAAAATAAACTTTCTCACTATTAGCAATCATAAAAAAGTCGATTAATGTTTTTAAATGCCCATCTAACTGAGAACTCTTTGAAAAATTATCCATGTGAAACGGATTGCCTTCAACAACTTTAATAGCTGTATTTTGCTTAATGTAATTAACAAAATTAATACTATCCGAAAACACATAAGCACTTTTATTACTTTCTGCCTTAACGCGATTAATGATTGCTAATAGCTGCTTGCTCAATTGTTCTTGTTGGGTTACTGAAAGCACTTTGTGAGTTGTATCTTCAAAATCTCCCATAAGCGTTGTAAATCTGGAATGAAATGCAATGTAAGGTTCAGAAGTCATTTCATTAAGCTTTTCTTCTAATAATTCACTCTTTTTAAATAATGCATTAAAATCGGCTCGCCATTTTTGTTCTAGATCTTGGGTATCTAATTCTGGAAACGTAGCTTTAGAATAATCAATATTAGCATATACATAAAAGGTATTTGCTTTAGATTTTTTTATTGTTTGTAATGGGATAGCAGTAAAATTATTAACTAAATACAAACATTTAGATTGGGTTGGATGCCAAGTCAAATTTCTTCTTTTTAACTCCCAATCTACTTCATTTGGTTCTAAAAAAGTAGAGAGTGTAAATGGGTTATCAAATAAAATTTTGAAATCGTAACCCAATTGCTCAGCGATTTGATAAAAGGATACGATACCTTTTAAACGATCGACCAATCCACCATGAGTAAACAAACCATCAAAACAGACAACTATTTGCTTTTGTTTAGGTTGCTTCAAACTAAAGTATTTTAAGTAATGAAAAAACAACATTTGCTTTTTCTTTTTTTTACTTAAAAATTGCTTTAACTTTTTAAAAGTCATTAGTATTATTTTTTTGAAATAATAGATTGGTAGTATTCTATATTTTTATCTGCAATGGTATTGATATCAAAAGTAGACTCCACTTTTAGACGTGCTTGTTGTCCCATCTTTAAACACAATGCTTTATCGTTGAAAAGTTGTACTATTTTTTCACTATAGGTATCTATATCTGAAGGATGCGCTAAATAACCATTTACGCCATCATCAATCAGCTCTTGTGCCCAACCAATACTAGTATTGACCACTGGTTTTTGTAATGCCATACTTTCAATCGTAACCATGCCTAGTGTCTCAGCTAAACTTGGAAATGTACAAACATGTGCTTGTTTAATTTGATTTTTAACTTCAGAATAGGGTATTTTTCCTAGATATTCAACGTTTAATTTCGCTTTGTCAGACAACACATTTTGCATTAAAGCGTAGGTAGAAGCAGCTCCAGTTTTTACATCTGGTGCATCACCACCAATTAATTTTAATTTGGCATTAGGTTCTACTTCAATGACTTTATTAAAGATTTCTGCTAATTCTAAAACTCCTTTTTTTCTGATTATAGTTCCAATATATAGTATCGTCTTATCTTCATAAACATTTGGTGCATCATTATTAAAATGATCTAACTGTAAGCCATAATGTATGGTCTTAATGTTATTTCGGTGTAAACCGAAAATTTTAGCAGTTTCTTGACCTGCAAATGTAGTTGGTGCAATGTAAGCTTTGGCTTTGAGCAATGCAGATTTTTCAAATACAAAGTTTTTAAACTTCTGCTGTCTTTTATCTAGCTTACAGAAATACGCATCACTACCATGAAAACGAATCACTAGTGGTGCTTTTAAATTCATAAACGCAGTAATACCTGTCCAATCTGGAGCTTCCAGAATATTAATATTCTCTTTAACTACGACTGTATTAATATAGTTTTGCAAGTGCTTTCTATAGAAATACCATGTTAAAAATGAAAACTTTTTCTTTGCAATTAAATGAATCCTTACGCCTTTATCATTAATGATTTCATCTTTATTTTGGTGATAAACAAAAACAGTAACTTGTTCTCCTTTATTAACTAAAGTAACAGCTAAATTTTTGATACTTGTCGCTATTCCTGCTGCGTGAGAGACTTTAGGATGTGGATATTCTGATGTGATTAAACCTATGTGCATTAAACTAGGTTTTTAATAGTGTTCCAAATAGTCTCTGATGCTTTTGTTGGCGTTTTACCGACTACAATCTCATACCATAGTTTACCTTGTTCTACATTAGAAAGTTGCCCATCTAAAATTTGTTTTACTATACCTTCTAAATCATTTTTATTGGTACAAAACACAGCTGCTTCTTGACTTGGCATACTTCTAAAGTGTACATACTTATAATTCTGTCCAATATCTCTAATACCGTTTTTAAGTTGTGGTTGCTCATAATTATAATAAATACAAGCTTTATCATGAACCACAAAATCAAATACTGTCGAAGAACACACGTTGGTTACAAACTCAGAATGCTCGCACACATTATAAAGCATTTTAAAGTCTTCTTTTGCAGGTAACACTTGATTCCATTGGTCACCAACTTGCTTCCAAATAGGATCTAACACTTCAATGATATCTTTATTTTCTTCTATTACAGCGTCATAACGCGTTGTAAAATCTACTGGACATTTTCTATAGATAATGCCTAAGTTTTCGCCTTTACTATTTAAACTTCTAACAGCATTGGCTAAGTCTTCAAGATAGTATTGATCTAAAGGTGACGTGGTTTCGTCATCACCAGAATAGCAAATGTATTTTTTGTTGATATCTAAATTATATTGCTTAAAAAAGTCTTCTCGACTTAATTTTAAACTGGTGTCATAATGTGGTTCAAACTGTGGTGTACCTGTCACAAAGACTTGTTGTTCTTTTACAAAAGGGTAGTATTTTAATACTTCCTCTTTCATTAAATCACTCCAAACACAATAATAATCTGTCTCAACCACTTGCATGGCTTTAGGTACATTATCCCAAGAATAGACAAATGCTACTGTTGGAATGCCCAAATCTTGAGCTGCTAATAGCGCACTAATAGATTGTGTGGCACGCTGTGTAGTACAAAAAATTAAATCTGGTTTATGTTCTTCTAATTGTGCTTTACAATAGGCATATTTTGGGTTTTTACGCTCTAAATCGTTTATTTTTTGACGGATTTTTTCAACGCCTTTCTCTGAAGAATATAAACCAATTAATAATTTAGTATATAAACTTTTAAGCGTATTTTTTAATCCTTTGTAATTAAACGGAAATTTATAAGTCGGATAGACCTCATCATTAAACTTATCTCGCGACACATTTAATTCTGCTCTTTTACGAGCACGAGAATAAATTGGAGTTAATGGATGAATTTGATGGTTTTCGATTTTAACTTCATTAAAACCTAGATTATCTTTTAAAGAAAATACTGTATTATTCCAATAGGTAATATCAAAACCCATTTGCTCACCTATAGCTTTAAAATTGGTAAAAGCAAAGTTTCTAAGACCAACTCCATCAGGAAAAAAGACAAATACTTTTTTTTTCATATGTAAAATAGAAAATTAGCCTTTTTGATTTTTCAATTTATCGCGTTGTACTTGCTCAATTGGTAAAATATCTTGGCTTTTAAAAGCTAAAGCTTTATGAACCGCTTTTAAATCTCTTGATAGTTTACGCATTCCGATAGGCTCTAAAGAGGCTGCATGATCTGTGCCTTTCCATGTTCTATCTAACGTATAATGACGCTCAACAATATTTGCTCCTAGCGTATATGCTGCAACATCTACTGCAATACCTAGATGATGTCCAGAAAAACCAATATGCTTGACTTCGTTACCATATTTTTTAATCAATAAATTGATATCTAATAAACACACATCTTCAAATGGTACTGGATAACCAGAGGTGCAATTGTACAATACTAAATCTTTATTTCTGTTGTGTTTTTTGAAAAGCTCTACCAAATCCTCAATTTCATCTTTAGTAGTCATTCCTGTAGAGATATGAAGTTCTCCTTTATAATTCTCACACAACCACTCTAACATCTTAACATTATTGTTACATGCTGAAGGTATTTTAATAAACTTAGGGTTTAAAGACGCTATTTCTTTTGCAGAAGTCACATCCCAAACAGAGGTTGAATAATCGATACCTATTGCTTCACAAAAGTCTTTTAACTCTTGATGTTGGGTTACATCAAACTCTAAATACTCGCGATGTTCACCATAAGTATCTCCATAAGAATTAGATGGGTTAGGATGTGGACTATTGTACTGCTCCTCTGTCAATAACTCTTTATTGTGACGCTTCTGAAACTTGACAGCATCTACATTACAGAATATTTTAGCCATTTGAATTAATTCTTTGGCTATTTGCATATCACCTTTGTGGTTGCAACCAATTTCGGCAATGATGTAAGGTGTTTTGTAAGTATTCATAGTTTAGGACTAAAATCTTTTATTATAATTTTTCACAAACTGACAAGCTTCTCTAATCGCACCATTAGCAGAGTCTTTAGACAATACCACATCAGCGTTTGTTTTAATTTCTACCATAGCATTATTTGGTGCTAATGACCAACCAACACTAACTATATTGGCTAAATCGTTAACATCATCACCAACATAAGCGATGTTACTTAGTTCTATATTTTGCTCTTTAGCTAATTTATTTATCAAAGTAAATTTATCTTTTACTCCTAAATAGACTTGCTCTATTTGAAGCTTTTGCATACGCTTAGCCACTAATTCTGAGTTTTCAGAGGTCATGATTACTACCTCAACATCGAACTGGCGTAAAATTTCTAATCCCATTCCATCACGCATATCAAAACGTTTGGTATGTTCGCCATCCTTAGTGTAAGTAATACTTCCATCCGTAAAGACACCATCTACATCTAGTATTAAATGTGTGATTTTTTGGGCTGATTTGGCACGTTTTTGACGTTCAATCAACAATTGCTCAACAACAATCCAATCGCTTTCGCTATCAATCTCTTGTAAACTATCCTCTGGCATTTTAACAATACCTATGGTATCGCCTAATCTATTTTTTTTGTTTTGAAGCACTTCCTTTTTACAAACATAAACTGCTCCGTTTTCTATTAATAATCCCTCAAAATCTTGACGTCTTGGACGTTGTAACGGATTATAATTTATAGGTGTTCCATCTTCTTTCCATAAAAAACGATGTGTGTTGACTACAGTTAAAGCAGAATCTTTTCCGTTTTCAACTTCTTGCAAACATTTATTAATATCGGAAGCTTTTGTAAAAGGCGAAGTCGCTTGTAATAAGCAAAACACGTCAAAATCATAATTGATTTTTTTAGCTAGTTCAAGCATAGCACTTTCTGTAGACGCAGTGTCTGTAGCACTTTCGTCGCTTCTTAATAGTCCTTTAATTTTTGTGGTGTAATGGTATTCTTTATTGATAAAATCGATGATAGATTGATCGTCAGTATAAACATAAACTTCATCTAGATTAGATTGAAATGCCTCACCCAAAACCCAAGTAAACAAGGGTCTACCGACCATTTTACGTTTGTTTTTATTGGGAATACCTTTAGAGCCTTTACGTAAAGGAATAAAACCGATTTTTTTCATTTAATATTAAAAGATTCGAATTCTTAATTTATCGCTAAAATACACTTTTTTTCGGATGAAAGTTAAGAAATTTCGGATAAAAGGAGGATTAAAGATGATTTGAAATTAAAAGTTTTTATTTGAAACTTCGTGTAAATATTCAATTTCAGTTTTTAATGGAATTTGGTGATTTCCTACAAACAATCCATTAGCGTCAAGATACTTAGCATTTGTCATCTCTCCGAAGACTTCATAATCAAAATATTTTAAGACTTCATTTTTAGTAAAATCTCCTGTAACTATGGGTCTACAATCAATATGATGCGCTGTTAATACCTCAACTACATCCTTACGTTTAATGTTAGATTCTGGTTTAATGATTAAGCTAAATCCAAACCAGCTACTTTTATCTATATTTTTCTGAATATAAAAGTGTTTGTGATTTTTAAACAGATTAACAAAATACTCTGCATTTGCTCTTCTGTGTTTCAAAAAATCTGGAAGTTTTTTTAATTGCTCAACTCCTATAGCACCACTCATTTCTACAGGACGCAAATTATAACCTGGTAATACAAAACGGAAAGACTCTGTAAACCAATCGTCCGATTTGTTTGATACTTTGTTTTCTTTTGGTAAATGCCTAGTCCAACCATGTGCTCTTAAACTAATTAACACGTGGTATAATTCTTCATCGTCTGTTGCAACCAAACCACCTTCCATAGTAGCCATATGATGCGAAAAAAACGTTGAAAAAGTACCCATTAAACCAAAAGTACCAGCTTGCTTTCCTTTGTACTCTGCTCCCATAGACTCGCAATTATCTTCTAATAAAATAATATCTGTTTTGTCTATGTATGATTTTATGATATCAAAATCGTTAGGGTTTCCCAATAAGTTAACTGCAAAAATCATTTTTGTCTTATCTGTAATTGCAGCTTTTAATTGATTTAAGTCAAAATTTAATGTATGTAAATCAACATCTACAAACTTTAATTTTAAACCGTATTGATATAATGGAAAATAAGTTGTAGACCAAGATACT is a window of Olleya sp. YS DNA encoding:
- a CDS encoding acylneuraminate cytidylyltransferase, encoding MKKIGFIPLRKGSKGIPNKNKRKMVGRPLFTWVLGEAFQSNLDEVYVYTDDQSIIDFINKEYHYTTKIKGLLRSDESATDTASTESAMLELAKKINYDFDVFCLLQATSPFTKASDINKCLQEVENGKDSALTVVNTHRFLWKEDGTPINYNPLQRPRRQDFEGLLIENGAVYVCKKEVLQNKKNRLGDTIGIVKMPEDSLQEIDSESDWIVVEQLLIERQKRAKSAQKITHLILDVDGVFTDGSITYTKDGEHTKRFDMRDGMGLEILRQFDVEVVIMTSENSELVAKRMQKLQIEQVYLGVKDKFTLINKLAKEQNIELSNIAYVGDDVNDLANIVSVGWSLAPNNAMVEIKTNADVVLSKDSANGAIREACQFVKNYNKRF
- a CDS encoding N-acetylneuraminate synthase family protein, yielding MNTYKTPYIIAEIGCNHKGDMQIAKELIQMAKIFCNVDAVKFQKRHNKELLTEEQYNSPHPNPSNSYGDTYGEHREYLEFDVTQHQELKDFCEAIGIDYSTSVWDVTSAKEIASLNPKFIKIPSACNNNVKMLEWLCENYKGELHISTGMTTKDEIEDLVELFKKHNRNKDLVLYNCTSGYPVPFEDVCLLDINLLIKKYGNEVKHIGFSGHHLGIAVDVAAYTLGANIVERHYTLDRTWKGTDHAASLEPIGMRKLSRDLKAVHKALAFKSQDILPIEQVQRDKLKNQKG
- a CDS encoding glycosyltransferase family A protein, which produces MIILVHQHSKLTQVLDAKQQPITDGFGIGETITKTLEKIAQTNTDELIIWCEQQYLDHLNIDDFSKIFHHQRVLASYNLSETDYLPKQIGYVERSYFLKINKSVTFPTWFMSSHVGGIHASVLTHLKEDLNFLECFDYFFNSLAKRAMVEGLFCYSEPRLLLPNTSVKTETKQASTDTLFKFVKQHYKWVWIFFLSACYLIYERKFTFFPLLKSLFYKQLSTHFNLDQISIQSSKKVINNKDIDVIIPTIGRKQYLYDVLKDLSAQTILPKNVIIVEQNPLDDSVSELNYLTTQDWPFNIKHTFTHQSGVCNARNLALSQVESEWTFLGDDDNRLETNLIKTLFNHIEQYGVQVGTTVYLQPNETQTYLKTAQTSIFGAGNSIVKSSLIKQVKFNMNYEFNYGEDNDFGMQLRHLGEDVVYFADIKITHLKAPIGGYRTKVKQLWADDVVKPKPSPTIMLLNETYFTKHQLLGYKLLLGLRSFKHSSTKNPFAYIKQYKKQWKCSQFWSAKLQSKHHA
- a CDS encoding DegT/DnrJ/EryC1/StrS family aminotransferase, with protein sequence MTKYPLATSTWDDKEIEAIKTVIDSDMYTMGKHVAKFETEFASFIDSKYCVMVNSGSSANLLAVAALFYTKNPKLKKGDEVIVPAVSWSTTYFPLYQYGLKLKFVDVDLHTLNFDLNQLKAAITDKTKMIFAVNLLGNPNDFDIIKSYIDKTDIILLEDNCESMGAEYKGKQAGTFGLMGTFSTFFSHHMATMEGGLVATDDEELYHVLISLRAHGWTRHLPKENKVSNKSDDWFTESFRFVLPGYNLRPVEMSGAIGVEQLKKLPDFLKHRRANAEYFVNLFKNHKHFYIQKNIDKSSWFGFSLIIKPESNIKRKDVVEVLTAHHIDCRPIVTGDFTKNEVLKYFDYEVFGEMTNAKYLDANGLFVGNHQIPLKTEIEYLHEVSNKNF
- a CDS encoding UDP-glycosyltransferase, encoding MKKKVFVFFPDGVGLRNFAFTNFKAIGEQMGFDITYWNNTVFSLKDNLGFNEVKIENHQIHPLTPIYSRARKRAELNVSRDKFNDEVYPTYKFPFNYKGLKNTLKSLYTKLLIGLYSSEKGVEKIRQKINDLERKNPKYAYCKAQLEEHKPDLIFCTTQRATQSISALLAAQDLGIPTVAFVYSWDNVPKAMQVVETDYYCVWSDLMKEEVLKYYPFVKEQQVFVTGTPQFEPHYDTSLKLSREDFFKQYNLDINKKYICYSGDDETTSPLDQYYLEDLANAVRSLNSKGENLGIIYRKCPVDFTTRYDAVIEENKDIIEVLDPIWKQVGDQWNQVLPAKEDFKMLYNVCEHSEFVTNVCSSTVFDFVVHDKACIYYNYEQPQLKNGIRDIGQNYKYVHFRSMPSQEAAVFCTNKNDLEGIVKQILDGQLSNVEQGKLWYEIVVGKTPTKASETIWNTIKNLV
- a CDS encoding glycosyltransferase family 4 protein, with protein sequence MHIGLITSEYPHPKVSHAAGIATSIKNLAVTLVNKGEQVTVFVYHQNKDEIINDKGVRIHLIAKKKFSFLTWYFYRKHLQNYINTVVVKENINILEAPDWTGITAFMNLKAPLVIRFHGSDAYFCKLDKRQQKFKNFVFEKSALLKAKAYIAPTTFAGQETAKIFGLHRNNIKTIHYGLQLDHFNNDAPNVYEDKTILYIGTIIRKKGVLELAEIFNKVIEVEPNAKLKLIGGDAPDVKTGAASTYALMQNVLSDKAKLNVEYLGKIPYSEVKNQIKQAHVCTFPSLAETLGMVTIESMALQKPVVNTSIGWAQELIDDGVNGYLAHPSDIDTYSEKIVQLFNDKALCLKMGQQARLKVESTFDINTIADKNIEYYQSIISKK
- a CDS encoding exostosin family protein, which translates into the protein MLKLYTNTDFLTETYRRQVFPLLFDLVFKENDTLLSKYQLVDAIEDADIVVFPVDYTVFFKHKKEISSLLNLAKQYQKPIWIYTAGDYGFTNYIPNSYTFRLGGFDSKLDHNTFVIPSFINDPYDSFLLQGFSALKKEKQPSIGFVGHAQSGFKKYIKELTNHIKYQVKRLFNLILADNQAFYPSSIKRAKYLSQLAVNDQLNTQFILRHQYRAGLQTELTQKESSKQFYDNMFNNAYTFCLRGVGNFSVRFYETLAVGRIPILINTDCRLPLSTKIDWSKHCLIIEEKGNVPIAEQILEFHNSLTEVAFENLQTSNRDLWLNTLRREPYFLEIYNQFKTKQQ